The following proteins are encoded in a genomic region of Necator americanus strain Aroian chromosome II, whole genome shotgun sequence:
- a CDS encoding hypothetical protein (NECATOR_CHRII.G6326.T1) yields the protein MNLLTALVLVLVCAAVNSKELPEKFYGKFDLDHSENFDEYLEAKGYGWFTRKLVTFATFKKEFMKSDKPGKFDYSNLTSKKDVHYKDIELGKEFVGEGLDSTKHKITFDLVGETLFEKHIPMEGGEAKEETYEYSFATKGDKEYLLVRMEANGVVGKRFYKRM from the exons ATGAACTTGTTGACTGCGCTTGTTCTCGTCCTTGTGTGTGCTGCTGTGAACTCAAAGGAACTGCCCGAAAAGTTCTACGGAAAGTTCGATCTCGATCACTCAGAGAACTTTGACGAGTACCTGGAGGCCAAAG GGTACGGATGGTTCACACGGAAACTGGTCACATTTGCTACGTTTAAGAAGGAATTCATGAAGAGCGACAAACCAGGAAAGTTTGACTATTCAAATCTCACCTCAAAGAAGGATGTGCACTACAAAGATATTGAACTTGGAAAGGAGTTTGTTGGAGAAGGTCTCGATTCCACCAAACACAAG ATTACCTTCGATCTCGTCGGAGAGACCTTGTTCGAGAAGCATATTCCAATGGAAGGAGGAGAAGCTAAAGAGGAGACATACGAATATTCTTTTGCAACCAAAGGTGACAAGGAGTATCTTCTTGTG AGAATGGAAGCAAATGGCGTGGTCGGTAAACGCTTCTACAAACGCATGTGA
- a CDS encoding hypothetical protein (NECATOR_CHRII.G6327.T1), with product MECERLHGVELMHRRHKAIKLGDTGPPALAGPPDCYIITQRVIQFARTGGVIKLPMCSVILQGFFNSI from the exons ATGGAGTGCGAGAGGCTCCACGGCGTTGAACTGATGCACCGACGCCACAAGGCTATAAAATTGGGTGacacgggtccaccg GCTTTAGCCGGACCTCCAGACTGCTATATTATAACTCAAAGAGTGATACAATTTGCAAGAACTG GTGGTGTTATCAAGCTTCCCATGTGTTCAGTAATCCTCCAGGGTTTCTTCAAT AGTATCTGA
- a CDS encoding hypothetical protein (NECATOR_CHRII.G6328.T1): protein MTSYLILLSCIIKSSMAASDARETRKTTRDRISSSKINPQHICCSHDSECVFIKFSLLSVYFPNLSKRAAFWCSCISDCARSGTLELAIKIKPRFSLAPLISVFRVELALVPFQSLSLAPALVQPLTRLHPASSRFDKSISFVRIIVDGSLRINLL from the exons atgacgtcgtacttaatcctCCTGAGTTGCATCATCaaatcttcgatggccgcttccgatgcaagg GAGACACGTAAAACTACAAGAGACCGGATCAGTTCCAGCAAAATTAATCCACAACACATATGTTGTTCCCATGATTCTGAATGTGTGtttataaaattttctctGTTGTCAGTATATTTTCCTAACTTG TCAAAACGAGCTGCATTCTGGTGCAGTTGTAtcagcgactgcgctcgaagcgggacATTGGAGTTAGCGATTAAGATCAAGCCGAGATTttcgctagctccactcatctctgTATTTCGAGTGGAGCTAGCGCTGGTCCCTTTCCAATCGCTATCGCTGGCTCCAGCTCTAGTGCAGCCTCTAACGCGACTCCACCctgcttcaagtcgttttgacaaGAGTATATCCTTTGTGAGGATTATCGTTGATGGAAGTCTTAGGATTAACTTGTTGTGA
- a CDS encoding hypothetical protein (NECATOR_CHRII.G6329.T1), which translates to MQLAFLDFEAAFDSPHRGRLLNALAADGVPGKFVRLLDDMNQRTTAAVRTPAGCTTPLGWETSEFAGHGVATNGSILCKNLITEDRECQGELCSRTTHLGKETRQAITAHRLSQINTSTREDRETGGYDGDEKRRDDAALSTPLNETGERLFSEKCDSKGLGGAGVLANTRMAKNIGSFEQLTIRAVGNICIKRCDVERSDDTSLRFRFKESRTFALVEDVPANCVRLVRDAISLRQKIVSERQSIQFLRRCLKYNVVPNFIANKRLHETCGLMRGSQQMKGIEQVLLRTALKTKQDRLYSMLLKCACKEECCKRFVPGNLWRRIEGESRVICDNIRSNAKSRLQGKFSGLLHRELNQKQPARVVADPGSASRSDVSENAKLPPRVSVIGSVSFSNNAPSVLDMGPSFSPVQSIGPRVVRKIVGSLQYVHDRLRYRAKIGEEETGRGSNINANFPVVPFPAMIFKPQDPHPRVDAKFRLFTTSVFSILKRFSRKHPISNLTPMQRSGLREIRELSTRGEIKVTISDKGGEFVVISRELDMAITRKHLDDATLYHSSSHEEFIKQSRRLNRVWVEIGKAAGLHKTMIKKLKYELPTCPVLYLLIKTHKLSSFAFLSEDPDVFKVRPIISNVGGPTDRISWLLNAILAPLLKYVPAHLSNTNMFLEQLKRVRSEKECVIESFDVTSLYTNVSNGAAMQAVFELLVEHRDTLDLHEFSIRQIMTLLDECLKCSIFRWAGNYYRQVRGLAMGQRLAPTLAIAFMSKIEQRILERKPFLYCRYIDDCCIICPTQDEMDTCFELLNQQSPYIRFTREKPKENWLSFLNVEIQWSNGSDEGDNAETLAVINVLTILAVA; encoded by the exons atgcaattggcgtttctggactttgaagccgcgttcgactcgcctcaccgaggccgtcttctcaatgcTCTCGctgccgatggagtaccaggaaagttcgttcgtttgcttgatgacatgaatcaacgaacaactgctgcagttcgaacaccagccggatgtacaacaccttTGGGGTG GGAGACGTCGGAATTTGCAGGACACGGAGTAGCAACCAATGGATCGATTTTGTGCAAGAACTTGATTACTGAGGATCGAGAATGTCAGGGAGAGCTATgctcaaggacgacacacctcggcAAAGAAACGCGTCAGGCGATAACAGCccaccgattaagtcaa ATCAATACGTCAACACGAGAAGACAGAGAGACGGGTGGGTATGACGGCGACGAAAAG AGACGAGACGACGCTGCCCTCTCAACGCCGCTCAACGAAACTGGAGAACGACTGTTCTCAGAAAAATGCGACAGTAAAGGACTTGGTGGAGCTGGTGTCCTCGCGAACACAAGAATGGCGAAGAACATTggctctttcgaacaactgaCGATACG CGCCGTTGGAAACATTTGTATAAAGCGATGTGACGTCGAAAGATCCGATGACACATCGCTCAGATtcagattcaaggaaagtcgaactttcgcacttgtGGAAGATGTACCAGCAAATTGTGTTCGACTTGTAAGAGACGCAATTTCTTTGAGACAGAAGATCGTCTCAGAAAGGCAATCCATCCAGTTTCTCCGCCGATGTTTGAAGTACAATGTCGTTCCGAACTTCATCGCCAACAAACGACTTCACGAAACATGCGGATTGATGAGGGGAAGCCAGCAAATGAAAGGAATCGAGCAAGTACTACTCCGAACAGCACTGAAGACAAAACAAGACCGATTGTATTCCATGCTATTAAAATGTGCTTGTAAAGAAGAGTGTTGTAAACGATTCGTGCCTGGTAACCTTTGGAGGAGAATCGAGGGTGAGTCAAGAGTCATTTGTGATAATATTCGCTCTAATGCCAAGTCTAGGCTACAAGGGAAGTTCAGTGGGTTATTGCATCGGGAACTGAATCAAAAACAGCCTGCAAGAGTAGTAGCAGACCCTGGTAGTGCTAGCCGTAGTGATGTTTccgaaaatgcaaaattacCGCCTCGTGTTTCGGTCATAGGCAGTGTATCTTTTTCTAATAACGCGCCCTCAGTTTTGGATATGGGCCCAAGTTTCTCACCTGTTCAATCGATAGGGCCCAGGGTAGTACGAAAGATAGTGGGCAGCCTACAATACGTACATGACCGTCTGCGATATAGAGCAAAGATCGGAGAGGAGGAAACGGGTAGAGGAAGTAATATTAATGCGAATTTCCCTGTGGTACCGTTCCCCGCAATGATATTCAAACCTCAGGATCCCCATCCTCGAGTGGATGCCAAGTTTCGTTTGTTCACCACATCAGTTTTCTCGATTCTCAAACGTTTTTCGAGAAAACATCCTATTTCTAATCTCACGCCAATGCAACGCTCTGGCCTACGTGAGATACGCGAACTCTCAACACGTGGCGAGATAAAGGTCACAATCAGCGATAAGGGAGGAGAGTTTGTGGTCATATCACGTGAACTAGACATGGCTATCACTCGAAAACATCTGGATGACGCTACACTCTACCACTCTTCGTCACATGAAGAGTTCATAAAACAGAGTCGCCGTCTCAATAGAGTTTGGGTAGAGATTGGAAAGGCTGCGGGGTTACATAAAACAATGATCAAAAAGCTGAAATACGAACTTCCTACTTGCCCAGTTTTATACCTGCtaataaaaacacataaaCTCTCTTCCTTTGCTTTCCTTTCAGAAGACCCGGATGTATTCAAAGTACGTCCTATCATAAGCAACGTAGGTGGCCCCACGGACAGAATATCTTGGCTTTTGAACGCTATACTTGCACCATTGCTCAAGTATGTTCCCGCGCATCTATCCAACACCAACATGTTCCTTGAGCAGCTTAAAAGAGTgcgttcagaaaaagaatgtgtcATCGAATCTTTCGACGTCACATCGCTTTATACAAATGTTTCCAACGGCGCTGCAATGCAAGCTGTGTTCGAGCTACTCGTAGAACATCGGGACACCTTAGACTTGCACGAGTTTTCCATAAGGCAAATTATGACGCTCCTGGATGAATGCTTAAAGTGCTCCATTTTTCGTTGGGCCGGCAACTACTATAGACAGGTCAGGGGAttggccatgggacaaagactagctcccacactagccattgcattcatgtccaaaatagaacaacgCATTCTGGAACGGAAACCTTTCCTGTATTGCCGTTATATCGAtgactgttgcattatatgcCCCACTCAAGACGAGATGGACACTTGTTTCGAGCTTCTAAACCAACAGTCCCCTTATATacggttcacaagggagaaacccaaagaaaattggctgtccttcctcaatgtagaaatacagtggtccaatg gctctgacgaaggcgacaacgccgaaacgttagccgtaataaatgtgttaacaatcttggctgttgcttaa
- a CDS encoding hypothetical protein (NECATOR_CHRII.G6330.T1), translating into MKGIEQVLLRTALKTKQDRLYSMLLKCACKEECCKRFVPGNLWRRIEGESRVICDNIRSNAKSRLQGKFSGLLHRELNQKQPARVVADPGSASRSDVSENAKLPPRVSVIGSVSFSNNAPSVLDMGPSFSPVQSIGPRVVRKIVGSLQYVHDRLRYRAKIGEEETGRGSNINANFPVVPFPAMIFKPQDPHPRVDAKFRLFTTSVFSILKRFSRKHPISNLTPMQRSGLREIRELSTRGEIKVTISDKGGEFVVISRELDMAITRKHLDDATLYHSSSHEEFIKQSRRLNRVWVEIGKAAGLHKTMIKKLKYELPTCPVLYLLIKTHKLSSFAFLSEDPDVFKVRPIISNVGGPTDRISWLLNAILAPLLKYVPAHLSNTNMFLEQLKRVRSEKECVIESFDVTSLYTNVSNGAAMQAVFELLVEHRDTLDLHEFSIRQIMTLLDECLKCSIFRWAGNYYRQVRGLAMGQRLAPTLAIAFMSKIEQRILERKPFLYCRYIDDCCIICPTQDEMDTCFELLNQQSPYIRFTREKPKENWLSFLNVEIQWSNGEWKTRWFRKPSSKNILVHCLSAHPWKTKKSVVKNMFRTAVRVTSDVQERIDAINLAQRIANSNG; encoded by the coding sequence ATGAAAGGAATCGAGCAAGTACTACTCCGAACAGCACTGAAGACAAAACAAGACCGATTGTATTCCATGCTATTAAAATGTGCTTGTAAAGAAGAGTGTTGTAAACGATTCGTGCCTGGTAACCTTTGGAGGAGAATCGAGGGTGAGTCAAGAGTCATTTGTGATAATATTCGCTCTAATGCCAAGTCTAGGCTACAAGGGAAGTTCAGTGGGTTATTGCATCGGGAACTGAATCAAAAACAGCCTGCAAGAGTAGTAGCAGACCCTGGTAGTGCTAGCCGTAGTGATGTTTccgaaaatgcaaaattacCGCCTCGTGTTTCGGTCATAGGCAGTGTATCTTTTTCTAATAACGCGCCCTCAGTTTTGGATATGGGCCCAAGTTTCTCACCTGTTCAATCGATAGGGCCCAGGGTAGTACGAAAGATAGTGGGCAGCCTACAATACGTACATGACCGTCTGCGATATAGAGCAAAGATCGGAGAGGAGGAAACGGGTAGAGGAAGTAATATTAATGCGAATTTCCCTGTGGTACCGTTCCCCGCAATGATATTCAAACCTCAGGATCCCCATCCTCGAGTGGATGCCAAGTTTCGTTTGTTCACCACATCAGTTTTCTCGATTCTCAAACGTTTTTCGAGAAAACATCCTATTTCTAATCTCACGCCAATGCAACGCTCTGGCCTACGTGAGATACGCGAACTCTCAACACGTGGCGAGATAAAGGTCACAATCAGCGATAAGGGAGGAGAGTTTGTGGTCATATCACGTGAACTAGACATGGCTATCACTCGAAAACATCTGGATGACGCTACACTCTACCACTCTTCGTCACATGAAGAGTTCATAAAACAGAGTCGCCGTCTCAATAGAGTTTGGGTAGAGATTGGAAAGGCTGCGGGGTTACATAAAACAATGATCAAAAAGCTGAAATACGAACTTCCTACTTGCCCAGTTTTATACCTGCtaataaaaacacataaaCTCTCTTCCTTTGCTTTCCTTTCAGAAGACCCGGATGTATTCAAAGTACGTCCTATCATAAGCAACGTAGGTGGCCCCACGGACAGAATATCTTGGCTTTTGAACGCTATACTTGCACCATTGCTCAAGTATGTTCCCGCGCATCTATCCAACACCAACATGTTCCTTGAGCAGCTTAAAAGAGTgcgttcagaaaaagaatgtgtcATCGAATCTTTCGACGTCACATCGCTTTATACAAATGTTTCCAACGGCGCTGCAATGCAAGCTGTGTTCGAGCTACTCGTAGAACATCGGGACACCTTAGACTTGCACGAGTTTTCCATAAGGCAAATTATGACGCTCCTGGATGAATGCTTAAAGTGCTCCATTTTTCGTTGGGCCGGCAACTACTATAGACAGGTCAGGGGAttggccatgggacaaagactagctcccacactagccattgcattcatgtccaaaatagaacaacgCATTCTGGAACGGAAACCTTTCCTGTATTGCCGTTATATCGAtgactgttgcattatatgcCCCACTCAAGACGAGATGGACACTTGTTTCGAGCTTCTAAACCAACAGTCCCCTTATATacggttcacaagggagaaacccaaagaaaattggctgtccttcctcaatgtagaaatacagtggtccaatggtgaatggaagacacgatggttccgaaaacctagcagcaaaaacattttagttcattgtctttccgctcacccttggaaaactaagaaatctgtggttaaaaacatgtttaggacagccgtaagggtgacatcagatgtccaggagcggatcgatgcgatcaacctagcgcaacgcatcgcgaattctaacggttaA
- a CDS encoding hypothetical protein (NECATOR_CHRII.G6331.T1): protein MTASRNLNGATTASRKGMKETIHAFYTDLFDSYTHLPPHHPKGDRHAILELLPPEVQHAIINFTTKILSFDGNIIINMKKGIRQVDTVSPKVFAVSPAIEWNGTAWGRGELIETSRVIDVLPMALTMFEATSAIGEVFRLKSIDRSAIKKTFERLLRQPKKDDYSAKENAPFTIADPKTYIPPLESKINHYRICVHLIGSALITTIQTYMKSISLEQIDLRTREVKELLDRLPPMYLKMKVIPLSSFTSKLLEDYPPNKLQFPLAPRGDKVDYAKCRSGKVVEKELSENMANESLNSNRNQQPTAKIVNTFITANVSALSPSSEPGK from the exons ATGACTGCTTCTCGAAACCTAAACGGAGCAACCACTGCATCGAGAAAGGGAATGAAGGAAACCATCCACGCCTTCTACACTGATCTATTCGACAGCTATACTCACTTACCTCCTCACCATCCGAAGGGAGATAGACATGCCATTCTAGAGCTTCTTCCGCCTGAAGTACAACATGCTATCAT taatttcacgaccaaaattttgTCATTCGATGGCAATATCATCATCAACATGAAGAAAGGAATCCGACAAGTTGATACCGTCTCACCTAAAGTATTTGCGGTCTCTCCAGCAATAGAATGGAATGGGACGGCATGGGGAAGGGGAGAG CTCATCGAAACTTCCCGCGTAATAGACGTCCTTCCCATGGCACTTACAATGTTTGAAGCAACAAGTGCAATAGGAGAAGTCTTCCGGCTCAAATCTATCGATCGTTCAGCCATCAAG AAAACATTTGAACGACTCCTTCGACAGCCAAAAAAAGACGATTACTCAGCCAAAGAAAATGCGCCATTTACTATTGCAGACCCGAAAACCTATATTCCACCCCTTGAATCTAAAATTAATCACTACAG GATTTGTGTTCATCTAATTGGCAGCGCACTCATCACCACTATTCAAACGTACATGAAATCAATATCTCTAGAACAAATAGACCTAAGAACCAG AGAAGTGAAGGAACTTCTCGATCGACTGCCTCCTATGTATCTCAAGATGAAAGTCATCCCTCTCTCCAGCTTCACCTCAAAGCTGCTCGAGGATTATCCACCAAATAAACTGCAGTTTCCGTTGGCTCCAAGG GGCGACAAAGTTGACTATGCGAAATGTCGATCAGGTAAAGTTGTAGAAAAGGAATTAAGCGAGAACATGGCGAATGAATCTTTGAACTCCAATAGAAATCAACAAC caacagccaagattgttaacacatttattacggctaacgtttcggcgttgtcgccttcgtcagagcctggaaagtaa
- a CDS encoding hypothetical protein (NECATOR_CHRII.G6331.T2) — protein sequence MALTMFEATSAIGEVFRLKSIDRSAIKKTFERLLRQPKKDDYSAKENAPFTIADPKTYIPPLESKINHYRICVHLIGSALITTIQTYMKSISLEQIDLRTREVKELLDRLPPMYLKMKVIPLSSFTSKLLEDYPPNKLQFPLAPRGDKVDYAKCRSGKVVEKELSENMANESLNSNRNQQRKKYTINVKSSIFRISVRKCVEG from the exons ATGGCACTTACAATGTTTGAAGCAACAAGTGCAATAGGAGAAGTCTTCCGGCTCAAATCTATCGATCGTTCAGCCATCAAG AAAACATTTGAACGACTCCTTCGACAGCCAAAAAAAGACGATTACTCAGCCAAAGAAAATGCGCCATTTACTATTGCAGACCCGAAAACCTATATTCCACCCCTTGAATCTAAAATTAATCACTACAG GATTTGTGTTCATCTAATTGGCAGCGCACTCATCACCACTATTCAAACGTACATGAAATCAATATCTCTAGAACAAATAGACCTAAGAACCAG AGAAGTGAAGGAACTTCTCGATCGACTGCCTCCTATGTATCTCAAGATGAAAGTCATCCCTCTCTCCAGCTTCACCTCAAAGCTGCTCGAGGATTATCCACCAAATAAACTGCAGTTTCCGTTGGCTCCAAGG GGCGACAAAGTTGACTATGCGAAATGTCGATCAGGTAAAGTTGTAGAAAAGGAATTAAGCGAGAACATGGCGAATGAATCTTTGAACTCCAATAGAAATCAACAACGTAAGAAGTACACCATTAATGTAAAGTCTTcgatttttcggatttctgtGAGGAAGTGTGTAGAAGGCTAG
- a CDS encoding hypothetical protein (NECATOR_CHRII.G6331.T3) has product MQRDFVKRRTTMTASRNLNGATTASRKGMKETIHAFYTDLFDSYTHLPPHHPKGDRHAILELLPPEVQHAIMLVVKHPVLQNKITTSEELSGK; this is encoded by the coding sequence ATGCAGCGAGATTTCGTCAAACGCAGGACAACGATGACTGCTTCTCGAAACCTAAACGGAGCAACCACTGCATCGAGAAAGGGAATGAAGGAAACCATCCACGCCTTCTACACTGATCTATTCGACAGCTATACTCACTTACCTCCTCACCATCCGAAGGGAGATAGACATGCCATTCTAGAGCTTCTTCCGCCTGAAGTACAACATGCTATCATGTTGGTTGTAAAACACCCGGTCTTACAGAATAAGATCACAACATCCGAAGAACTTTCCGGCAAATGA
- a CDS encoding hypothetical protein (NECATOR_CHRII.G6332.T1) produces the protein MRDRPVISIENYTIYCGDADTKKVGGCAIAVRNDYNNNVEEFGSTSSRWAFVQLRDGRGRKLFIVRAHAPAKTAEDNDKDAFCDKLNALMSKIPNQQIVIFGIGANTRMGIEQQSNVLGKW, from the coding sequence atgagagatcggcccgtcatcagcatcgaaaattacaccatatactgcggcgatgctgatacGAAGAAAGTAGGTGgttgcgcgatagctgtgaggaacgattacaacaacaatgtggaggaatttggctcaacatcGTCTAGATGGGCCTTTGTACAACTGCGTGATGGAAGAGGACGAAAACTCTTTATAGTAAGAGCCCACGCACCTGCgaaaaccgctgaggacaacgaTAAGGACGCCTTCTGCGATAAACTCAACGCGTTGATGTCTAAGATACCTAACCAGCAGATTGTAATTTTCGGGATTGGTGCAAATACGAGGATGGGAATTGAACAACAATCcaatgtgctaggaaaatggtaa
- a CDS encoding hypothetical protein (NECATOR_CHRII.G6333.T1) — protein sequence MRIPSSSASRTLGDASGSITMEEVCFASTETKSTYNSVCATSSISYFSKEIRLRRKLRRQCKKTAKTNGRRERRSLKRRGRRGTCAKVYALLKQYSGKMKKYFPVLNAAKGVVAGKATLPIWREYFKALLNRLAPSAPELEHIHRPTYAVNEEPPTESEVLVCIQKMKNGKSGGDDGINAEMLKYLPPSGIREMTKIIRSI from the coding sequence atgCGAATTCCTTCATccagtgcatccaggacgctagGAGACGCTTCCGGTTCTATTACCAtggaagaagtttgctttGCATCTACGGAAACAAAATCAACGTATAACTCTGTATGTGCCACCAGCAGCATTAGCTATTTCAGCAAGGAAATAcgtctgagaaggaagttgcgtcgcCAGTGCAAAAAGACCGCGAAAACGAATGGACGtcgagagcgaaggagtttgaaaaggcgtggtaGGAGAGGAACCTGCGCAAAAGTCTATGCTTTATTAAAGCAGTacagcggcaagatgaaaaaatattttccggTTCTCAACGCTGCCAAAGGAGTGGTTGCCGGtaaagcaacccttccaatttggagggaataCTTCAAGGCcctgctgaaccggctagccccatcagctcctgaactcgagcacattcatagaccgacatatgcggttaacgaggagccaccgaccgagtcggaggttctagtctgtattcaaaaaatgaagaatggaaaatctggtggagacgacgggattaacgcagaaatgctaaaatatcttcctccgtctgggattcgtgagatgacaaagatcatccgttcaatatag
- a CDS encoding hypothetical protein (NECATOR_CHRII.G6334.T1), translated as MYKALERIILDRLVKHREETTRDEQAGFRPGRSTIDQVFIVRVVIEIWQRYSKPMQLAFLDFEAAFDSPYRGRRTPAGCTTPFEVVTAVRQGAVAGPFLFNFATDDIMRRTVDQCPADIVLAPSGCPLTDLEYADDVVIFAESSTKLQHVVNLVSKLAAAYGLRLRPDKCKQMWISSTPRTGINVGGQTIELIDEFCYSVLRSLMYRPKIWPAPSTVQIFDGEG; from the coding sequence atgtacaaggcattggagcgcattatcctggaccgacttgttaaacatcgcgaagaaacaacgcgcgacgagcaagctggctttcgtcctggtcgatctacgattgaccaggtgttcattgtCAGGgtagtgatcgaaatctggcagcggtattcgaagccaatgcaactagcgtttctggactttgaagccgcgttcgactctccttaCCGAGGCCGtcgaacaccagctggatgtacaacaccgtttgaagtggtaactgcagtaagacaaggggcagtggcaggacctttcctgttcaatttcgcaaccgacgacattatgcgaagaacagtcgaccagtgtcctgccgacattgtcttagcaccatctgggtgccccttgactgacctcgagtacgccgacgatgttgttatattcgcggaaagcagtacgaaacttcaacatgttgtcaaccttgtatcgaaactggctgcagcctatggactacgtctacgccctgataaatgcaagcagatgtggatctcctcGACACCCCGAACAGGAATCAATGTGGGCGGACAGACGATAGAACTgatcgatgagttctgttactcTGTTCTAAGGAGTTTGATGTATAGACCGAAGATTTGGccagcaccatctacggtgcAAATCTTCGATGGAGAGGGTTGA